A DNA window from Pyrus communis chromosome 3, drPyrComm1.1, whole genome shotgun sequence contains the following coding sequences:
- the LOC137729991 gene encoding cold and drought-regulated protein CORA-like, with product MVDQEQHSRGLLSSQRDEEEDDKTSSYSQSQSGYGARSGGGLGDSTTGYTSQGRTGARSGGYGDSNSTDYYGEGRLTGGGGYGGGKTDDYSEEGHGGRAAYSEITAYSSEGHRTGGGGYGGASNTDSYSEEEHGGRATETTTFSGEGRRTGGGGYSDNTDYSGEGRHTRGRGGYGDNTDYSAEGRRTSGRGGYGGVSTEDDSEEGHGGRGRGGYSKRSETDESSDY from the coding sequence ATGGTTGATCAGGAGCAGCACAGCCGTGGCCTCTTGTCTAGCCAAAGggacgaagaagaagacgacaaAACCTCATCCTACTCTCAGTCTCAGTCTGGTTACGGTGCCCGATCTGGTGGTGGCTTGGGCGACTCCACTACTGGTTACACTTCCCAGGGACGTACCGGGGCCCGCAGCGGCGGCTACGGTGACAGCAACAGCACTGATTACTATGGTGAAGGACGCCTTACTGGCGGAGGCGGCTATGGAGGAGGAAAAACTGATGATTACTCGGAAGAAGGACACGGAGGCCGTGCCGCGTACAGCGAGATCACTGCTTACTCTAGCGAAGGACATCGTACTGGTGGCGGTGGCTACGGCGGGGCCAGCAACACAGATAGTTACTCGGAAGAAGAACACGGAGGCCGTGCTACGGAGACCACTACTTTCTCTGGTGAAGGACGTCGTACTGGCGGCGGTGGCTACAGCGATAACACTGATTACTCTGGTGAAGGACGTCATACCCGCGGCCGAGGTGGCTACGGAGACAACACTGATTACTCTGCTGAAGGACGTCGTACAAGCGGCAGAGGTGGCTATGGAGGGGTAAGCACTGAAGATGACTCGGAGGAAGGACACGGAGGGCGTGGCAGAGGAGGGTACAGCAAGAGGAGTGAAACCGATGAGTCGAGTGACTATTGA